DNA sequence from the Candidatus Zixiibacteriota bacterium genome:
TACAGTTGAGGCGATCACGATCAACGATGCTCTGGGAGGACGACGCACCTGCGGAGCCGTTTCCCACTGTGTCGTCGCGTCCGGTTCTATGGTGACATCGTCCTCCCAGGGGGGGCGGAATTCAGCCCGACCAATCAACCGTAGGGGTACATCCCTTTCTTGATGCCGCTCAATTGCTCGAGGATGTGATTGTGCTTGTTCTCATCCTCCAGCAGGTAGTGCAGGAGGTATTCCTGCACGACCATCTTGCTCCCCTTCAGCGCGGCCAACGCCTGACTGGCCATGGCGACGGTCTTCTTTTCCAGCTCGATATGGTCCTCGATCATGCCCCAGACATCGCCCAGCTCATCCGGCGTCAGCGTCACCGTCTTCGTGCTCAGTGAGTCGGCGATGAACTCCTGCACGCGGTAGTGCATCTGCGAATCGCGCTGGATGATCTCCATCACCAGCCGGACGATCGGATTGTCGGTCTTCTCGATGACCCTCCCGGTCGAGGCGACCGAGGCGTTCTCGATCTTCTGCCAGCTGCGCATGATCGCTACGAGCTCGTCTTGAACCGCCTTCTTGGACATCGTGTGTGCTTCCTTTCTGTTGTGTGGCCACAGCTATCGTCGTAACTCCATACCTTCAGGATCTCCTGGCGGACCACCAGCGACGCGGCGGTTCGCGATCCGCGGCGATGACGTCCCGGACGGGCACGATCAGCGGGCATTCGGTCTCCTGGGACAACTCGTGGGTCTTCTTCCAGATGCTCTCGATGGCCCGCGTGGCGTTGCGGTACATGTGCTCCTCGCCGATGCGATCGTAGAGGCCGGTTCGTCGCATGACATTCAGCACGAAGTCGTTGAGCCCGCTGAATGAGACGTCATATCCGGCGGAGCGCAACCGCTGTACCGTGACCGACAGCATCTGCTCGCCGGAGGCATCGAGCTCATTGATGCCATTGCCGACGATCAGCACATGCTTCAACTCCGGCATGTCCGCCACCTGCTCCAGAATCTGCTCTTCGAGGTAGTCGGCATTGGCGAAGACCAGCGACCCCTGGTAGCGGACGACGGCGATATGACGGCACTGGGCCAGTTGGAAGATTCTCCGGTTGCGGTAGGTCCCATCGGGATGCAGCGCCAACAGGGCGATACGGGGTTTCATGTCGCGAATGAGATGGACCAAGAGTGTCAACCCCAGCCCGATCATGATGCCCCGGTCCAGATGGGGCGCGAACAGGAGTGTGGCGGCGAACGTGATGACGCCGATCACGCCATCGTATCGTTGCGCCTTCCATGCGTGCACGAAGGGGCGTGCCCGGATCAGGCTGAAGACGGCCATCATAATGATGGCCGCCAGCGCCGGTTCGGGCAGGTAATAGAGCAACGGTGTCAGGAACAGCAGCGTCAGGACTACGACGCCGCTGGAGAAGACATTGGAGAGTCCGGTGACGGCTCCGGCTTGCAGATTGACGGCCGAGCGTGAGAACGACCCGGACACCGCATAACTCTGTGCGGTCGAGCCGACGATGTTGGCCAATCCCTGGCCGATCAATTCCTGATTGGGGTCAAGTCGCTTCCCGGTCTTGATCGCCATCGCCTTACCGATCGAGATGGCCTCCATGAAACCCAGAATGGAGATGATCATCGCCATCGGGAGCAGGTGCGGCACCGCGGCCCAGTCGATCCTGGGGACATGGATGCCCGGCAGGCCGGCGGGAATCTGGCCGACGATGGCGCCGCCCCGCCGAAACGTCATCGCGGTCTCGTCGATGGGACCATGGCGGACTAAAAGCCGCCACACGCCAGCGTCGACGCCCGGGCCGATCGACGAGTCTCCCCTGAGATAGAACCGCATCCCTCCGGAAAAATCGCGAGCGGCCAGAAACAGATAGCCGCGTAAGTCCTGACGGCAGTCCTCGGCCAGTGCCTTCATGTGGGACATGCCGACATGCAGCAGTGACTTTTCACCCTCCAGCGCCACCGCACCGGCCGACCCGACGCCTTCCGTCTCTTCCGCGCCCGAGATCTGCTGCCCCAGGTCGACGTTTGTCTGGGACTTGACGGCCAGGACCGCCGTGACGGCGTTGTACATCTGGATCTTCTTCGTCACCTCGACGGAACGGATGTCGGTCATGCTCGCCCGGTGGTCGTGGTGATACCCCGTCGCCCAGGCAATCACCGACGTGGCGACGGCGGCGAGCAGCACGGCCGGCAGCCGGGGGCTGATCCGCCGGAGCAGCATCATGACGGCGAATGCCAGCACCGCGAGAAAAACCGTCGGCCAATGCGTGTACGCCAGCGCCGCTTTGATGACCCGAATGACCGTCTGATAGTGATGGGGAGCATCCTCCACGTACACGCCGAAGACCTTGGAGAGCTGGGAGGTGGCAATGATCAGCGCCGCCG
Encoded proteins:
- a CDS encoding SulP family inorganic anion transporter is translated as MPIVETAFPFVRWFKGYSSASLRSDLIAGVTVALVLIPQSMAYAQLAGLPAYYGLYAALLPPLVAALFGSSPQLATGPVAVVSLMTAASLAPLATVGSETFITYAIMLALLVGIIQFALGALRLGMAINFLSHPVVSGFTNAAALIIATSQLSKVFGVYVEDAPHHYQTVIRVIKAALAYTHWPTVFLAVLAFAVMMLLRRISPRLPAVLLAAVATSVIAWATGYHHDHRASMTDIRSVEVTKKIQMYNAVTAVLAVKSQTNVDLGQQISGAEETEGVGSAGAVALEGEKSLLHVGMSHMKALAEDCRQDLRGYLFLAARDFSGGMRFYLRGDSSIGPGVDAGVWRLLVRHGPIDETAMTFRRGGAIVGQIPAGLPGIHVPRIDWAAVPHLLPMAMIISILGFMEAISIGKAMAIKTGKRLDPNQELIGQGLANIVGSTAQSYAVSGSFSRSAVNLQAGAVTGLSNVFSSGVVVLTLLFLTPLLYYLPEPALAAIIMMAVFSLIRARPFVHAWKAQRYDGVIGVITFAATLLFAPHLDRGIMIGLGLTLLVHLIRDMKPRIALLALHPDGTYRNRRIFQLAQCRHIAVVRYQGSLVFANADYLEEQILEQVADMPELKHVLIVGNGINELDASGEQMLSVTVQRLRSAGYDVSFSGLNDFVLNVMRRTGLYDRIGEEHMYRNATRAIESIWKKTHELSQETECPLIVPVRDVIAADREPPRRWWSARRS